In Trifolium pratense cultivar HEN17-A07 linkage group LG7, ARS_RC_1.1, whole genome shotgun sequence, a genomic segment contains:
- the LOC123898383 gene encoding amino acid transporter AVT1I-like, translating to MESKNQLHVSNAGKQSEGTDFFKTCFNVLNTLTGIGILSMPYAVSQGGWLSFMLLIIFGMISCYTALLLERCMNLNPKIKSYADIGDVAFGYKGRAMIAIFIYLEAFLISVELLILEADNLEKLFPNMRFTIFGLKIGGKSCFVIFTALAILPTTWLRNLGALAYISIGGVFTSIILIGCVVWVGEVDGVGFHERGDLIHWGGLSTSMGIFAFCYSAHSLMPTICNSMSDRKQFSKVLLICFVASTIIYGTIVVLGYMMFGEQLKSQITLNLPTNTISTKIAIYSTIINPFTKYAIEISPITIAIEDKWHLCMTRPISILIRTIIVASSVLVALYIPYFAYIMAFIGAFLSVAITLLFPCLCYLKINKAAKKFGLELIIIMGILIIGTFIGIQGTYNSVEKIVNQMKL from the exons ATGGAGAGTAAAAACCAACTCCATGTTTCAAATGCAGGGAAACAAAGTGAAGGAACCGATTTTTTCAAAACTTGCTTCAATGTACTCAATACCTTGACAG gtATTGGGATACTGTCAATGCCATATGCAGTTTCTCAAGGAGGGTGGTTGAGTTTTATGCTTCTAATTATTTTTGGGATGATAAGTTGTTACACAGCTTTACTTTTGGAAAGGTGCATGAATCTAAATCCAAAAATTAAATCTTATGCTGACATAGGTGATGTTGCATTTGGGTACAAGGGAAGAGCTATGATTGCTATTTTCATATATTTAGAGGCATTTTTAATTTCTGTGGAGCTTCTTATTTTAGAAGCTGACAATTTGGAGAAGCTTTTTCCAAATATGAGATTTACAATATTTGGTCTTAAAATtggaggtaaaagttgttttgtAATTTTCACTGCTTTGGCAATATTACCAACAACATGGTTGAGAAATTTGGGAGCTCTAGCCTATATTTCAATTGGTGGAGTATTTACTTCAATTATATTAATTGGTTGTGTTGTGTGGGTGGGTGAAGTTGATGGTGTTGGATTTCATGAAAGAGGAGATTTGATACATTGGGGTGGATTGTCTACTTCTATGGGCATTTTTGCATTCTGTTATAGTGCTCATTCATTAATGCCTACTATATGCAATTCCATGAGTGACAGAAAACAATTTTCCAAG GTTTTGTTGATTTGCTTTGTGGCAAGCACTATTATCTATGGAACTATTGTTGTTTTAGGCTACATGATGTTTGGAGAACAATTGAAGTCTCAAATCACATTAAATTTACCAACAAACACTATAAGCACAAAAATAGCAATCTATTCCACAATAATTAATCCTTTCACTAAGTATGCTATTGAAATTAGCCCAATAACAATTGCTATTGAAGACAAATGGCATCTATGCATGACAAGACCTATTAGTATTCTAATCAGAACAATCATTGTGGCCAGCAGTGTACTTGTGGCATTATACATTCCTTATTTTGCATACATTATGGCATTTATTGGTGCATTCTTGAGTGTAGCAATCACATTGTTGTTTCCATGTCTTTGCTACCTAAAGATAAACAAAGCTGCTAAAAAATTTGGATTAGagctcatcatcatcatgggaATTTTGATCATTGGAACGTTTATTGGAATACAGGGTACATACAATTCAGTGGAGAAGATAGTAAATCAAATGAAGCTTTGA
- the LOC123900119 gene encoding zinc finger CCCH domain-containing protein 15 homolog produces the protein MLLLVVPCGNNTMGAETETKEKHGEETPRPTPTTLTQDQFLSWKRHKDAAESARKAEASRKRAEDIAAGTVQMNGRELFLHEPWVFDDSRF, from the exons ATGCTATTGCTCGTTGTTCCGTGTGGAAACAACACGATGGGAGCAGAAACTGAAACGAAGGAAAAACACGGAGAAGAGACGCCAAGACCTACTCCCACTACTCTCACACAAGATCAATTTCTCTCATGGAAGCGCCACAAg GATGCTGCTGAATCAGCCAGGAAAGCTGAAGCATCCAGGAAACGGGCAGAGGATATTGCCGCTGGAACAGTTCAAATGAACGGCAGGGAACTGTTTCTGCATGAGCCATGGGTGTTTGATGATTCACGTTTTTGA